Proteins co-encoded in one Psychromonas sp. L1A2 genomic window:
- the ftsX gene encoding permease-like cell division protein FtsX yields MRNSMDAKRKLSGSPKINKVSFFGRVKASLGQHIHQLSNSFFELWKTPFATLMTIFVLGIALSLPTVFHVVYKNVERVSGQWDSASEISLFLKKDISDERVQVLINKLGLYKDIETVTYISRHQALEEFKEMSGFSKALNYLDENPLPAVLVVIPVKEAMNTAGNKLLVAKLEREQDIDLVRVDIDWIEKLQAIFYLIVDVVIGIATLLLLSVLLIVSNTIRLNILNQRAEIEVLKLVGATNSFIQLPYLYIGAWYGFLGGVIAWLFSFVLVIWLESGVMNLTDLYQANFELVSLSFDGTIILLVTSALLGLIASFISVKQYLVTIEPQ; encoded by the coding sequence ATGCGTAATTCAATGGATGCAAAAAGAAAGCTGTCAGGTTCTCCAAAAATTAATAAAGTTTCTTTTTTTGGCCGTGTTAAAGCATCACTTGGTCAGCATATACATCAGTTATCAAATAGTTTTTTTGAATTATGGAAAACACCTTTTGCTACATTAATGACTATTTTTGTACTCGGTATTGCACTTTCCTTACCGACTGTTTTTCATGTGGTTTATAAAAATGTAGAGCGTGTTAGTGGACAATGGGACAGTGCTTCTGAAATTAGTCTTTTTTTGAAAAAAGATATATCAGATGAAAGAGTACAAGTACTGATTAATAAACTTGGCTTATATAAAGATATTGAAACGGTCACTTACATTTCTCGTCATCAAGCATTAGAAGAGTTTAAAGAAATGTCAGGGTTTTCAAAGGCATTAAACTATCTAGATGAAAACCCATTACCTGCAGTGCTCGTTGTTATTCCTGTTAAAGAGGCAATGAATACCGCTGGAAATAAGCTATTAGTGGCTAAGCTAGAGCGTGAACAAGATATTGATTTAGTCCGAGTTGATATTGATTGGATAGAAAAGCTACAGGCTATTTTCTATTTAATAGTTGATGTGGTGATAGGTATTGCGACATTGTTACTACTATCAGTACTGCTAATCGTGAGTAATACTATTCGTTTGAATATTCTTAACCAACGTGCCGAAATTGAAGTATTAAAACTAGTTGGTGCGACTAATAGCTTTATTCAATTACCTTATTTATATATAGGTGCCTGGTATGGTTTCTTAGGAGGTGTTATTGCTTGGTTATTTTCTTTTGTGCTGGTGATTTGGTTAGAGTCTGGCGTGATGAATTTAACGGATCTTTATCAAGCTAACTTTGAATTGGTATCACTCAGTTTTGATGGAACAATTATATTATTGGTGACAAGTGCATTATTAGGACTAATTGCTTCGTTTATTTCAGTGAAGCAATATCTTGTCACGATAGAACCCCAATAA
- a CDS encoding DUF1145 domain-containing protein, giving the protein MKYFIPFAKALMIIIWGLLIANLFFPFPGKAALAFYFLLAFVVAMHAIQLLVIYGAFAEKLTLTKKEGLAIFFFGVFKMWQLKDRLN; this is encoded by the coding sequence ATGAAGTACTTTATTCCCTTTGCTAAAGCGTTAATGATCATTATTTGGGGGCTATTAATTGCTAACTTATTTTTTCCTTTCCCTGGTAAAGCCGCTCTCGCCTTTTACTTTTTATTGGCTTTTGTAGTAGCCATGCATGCCATCCAACTATTAGTTATTTATGGTGCATTCGCTGAAAAACTAACATTAACTAAAAAAGAAGGATTGGCTATTTTCTTTTTTGGTGTGTTTAAAATGTGGCAGTTAAAAGACCGATTAAATTAG
- the ftsY gene encoding signal recognition particle-docking protein FtsY, protein MSKKKGLFSWFSKKPAKKTEQEEAELLVREQAEKAAAEEAQQQAELEAREQAEIVAREKAVAEEAQQQAELLAREQAEIAAQQKAAAEEAKKQAELEAREQAEIAAREKAAAEEAQKQAELEAREQAEIAAREKAAAEEAQKQAELEAREQAEIAAREKAAAEEAQKQAELEAREQAEIAAREKAAAEEAQKQVEIFARKQAELAAKEQVAEEAKQVAALLAKEQAELAAQEKAAAEEAQNHADLLAREQAELAAKEQAAKARAAYQEAQRNAELARQQVEQDANEEVETETEVAPVVVEEPEESEETKKLGFFARFAHSLKRTRLSIGSGLLSLFKGKKIDDDLFEELEEQLIVADIGVETTLRIIQNLTDHADRKQLKDAEVLYELLKKDLSDILEKVEQPLVIDETKKPYVILMVGVNGVGKTTTIGKLAKKYQSEGKSVMLAAGDTFRAAAVEQLQVWGDRNNIPVIAQQTGADSASVLFDAMDAAQARGADVLIADTAGRLQNKEHLMGELAKVVRIMRKKDATAPHEIMLTIDAGTGQNAISQVKLFNQAVGLTGVTFTKLDGTAKGGIIFSIADQFKLPIRYIGVGEGIDDLREFNAKEFIDALFSKEDES, encoded by the coding sequence ATGTCTAAGAAGAAAGGATTGTTTTCATGGTTTTCTAAAAAACCAGCGAAGAAAACTGAGCAAGAAGAAGCTGAATTATTAGTTCGTGAGCAGGCTGAAAAAGCGGCTGCTGAAGAAGCCCAACAACAAGCTGAGTTAGAAGCTCGCGAGCAGGCTGAAATAGTTGCTCGGGAAAAGGCGGTCGCCGAAGAAGCCCAGCAACAAGCTGAGTTATTGGCACGCGAGCAGGCTGAAATAGCTGCACAACAAAAAGCGGCTGCTGAAGAAGCGAAAAAGCAAGCTGAATTAGAAGCTCGTGAGCAAGCAGAAATAGCTGCAAGAGAAAAAGCGGCTGCTGAAGAAGCGCAAAAGCAAGCTGAATTAGAAGCTCGTGAGCAAGCAGAAATAGCCGCTCGAGAAAAAGCAGCTGCTGAAGAAGCGCAAAAACAAGCTGAATTAGAAGCACGTGAGCAAGCAGAAATAGCTGCAAGAGAAAAAGCGGCTGCTGAAGAAGCGCAAAAGCAAGCTGAATTAGAAGCTCGTGAGCAAGCAGAAATAGCCGCTCGAGAAAAAGCAGCTGCTGAAGAAGCACAAAAGCAAGTTGAAATATTCGCTCGCAAACAAGCAGAATTAGCGGCTAAAGAGCAAGTCGCTGAAGAGGCTAAACAAGTTGCTGCTTTATTAGCAAAAGAGCAAGCAGAACTGGCCGCACAAGAAAAAGCGGCAGCCGAAGAAGCACAAAATCATGCTGATTTGTTAGCACGTGAACAAGCAGAATTAGCCGCTAAAGAGCAAGCTGCTAAAGCTCGAGCTGCTTATCAAGAAGCGCAACGAAATGCTGAGCTAGCACGTCAACAAGTAGAACAAGATGCTAATGAAGAAGTTGAGACTGAAACAGAAGTAGCGCCCGTAGTAGTCGAAGAGCCTGAAGAATCTGAAGAAACCAAGAAACTTGGTTTTTTTGCACGTTTTGCACATAGTCTAAAGAGAACACGTCTTAGTATTGGTAGTGGTTTATTATCTTTATTCAAAGGTAAAAAAATCGATGATGATTTATTTGAAGAGTTAGAAGAGCAACTTATTGTAGCCGATATTGGTGTTGAAACAACATTACGTATTATTCAAAACTTAACGGATCATGCGGATAGAAAACAATTAAAAGATGCAGAAGTACTTTATGAATTATTGAAAAAAGATTTGTCTGATATCTTAGAAAAAGTTGAGCAGCCTTTAGTTATTGACGAAACTAAAAAACCTTACGTTATTTTAATGGTAGGGGTAAACGGTGTTGGTAAAACTACGACTATCGGTAAACTCGCTAAAAAATATCAAAGCGAAGGTAAGTCAGTGATGCTTGCTGCCGGAGATACATTCCGTGCAGCCGCTGTTGAGCAGTTACAAGTATGGGGCGACCGTAATAATATCCCAGTTATTGCTCAGCAAACAGGTGCCGATAGTGCATCAGTATTGTTTGATGCAATGGATGCAGCTCAAGCTCGTGGTGCAGATGTGTTGATTGCAGATACCGCTGGTCGCTTACAAAACAAAGAGCATTTGATGGGAGAGCTTGCAAAAGTTGTGCGTATTATGCGTAAAAAAGATGCAACTGCGCCACATGAAATAATGTTAACCATTGATGCTGGTACAGGTCAAAACGCCATTAGTCAGGTTAAGTTATTTAATCAGGCTGTTGGTTTAACTGGCGTAACATTTACTAAGTTAGACGGAACGGCAAAAGGCGGTATTATCTTCTCTATCGCCGATCAATTCAAACTTCCAATTCGTTATATTGGTGTCGGTGAAGGTATTGATGATTTAAGGGAGTTTAATGCTAAAGAGTTTATTGATGCTCTTTTTTCTAAAGAAGATGAATCATAA
- a CDS encoding KpsF/GutQ family sugar-phosphate isomerase has protein sequence MSRFSLPESQLLKEVQTVFEVQSAAISAHSKLVGEPYLQALSLMKNCQGRVIVCGMGKSGHIGTKIAATLASVGTPSFFMHPGEAFHGDLGMVTKDDVLLLISYSGETDELLKIIPSLQHFGNKIISITGGKHSTLAKHSDVVLDASVEKETCPNNLAPSTSTTLTLVIGDALANTLTLEKDFSPMDFARFHPGGSLGKRLLTFVRDEMRSDNLPIVSADTSVTDVLMVMTETRTGLALVLDGENLQGVITDGDVRRFLIAGESIVDSQASHLMNSTPRLISASARLTEAEELMREKHIKWLVVSEDGKKVDGIIEWAQ, from the coding sequence ATGTCTCGTTTTTCATTACCTGAGTCTCAATTATTAAAAGAAGTTCAAACCGTATTTGAAGTACAAAGTGCAGCAATTAGCGCACATAGTAAATTGGTCGGTGAACCTTACTTACAAGCTTTATCATTAATGAAAAACTGCCAAGGACGAGTGATCGTTTGTGGTATGGGGAAATCAGGACACATCGGTACTAAAATCGCAGCAACACTTGCATCTGTTGGTACGCCATCATTTTTCATGCACCCAGGTGAAGCTTTTCATGGTGATTTAGGCATGGTGACTAAAGATGATGTGTTATTGCTGATTTCATACAGTGGTGAAACAGATGAACTATTAAAAATAATTCCTTCGTTACAGCATTTCGGTAATAAAATAATTTCGATTACCGGTGGTAAACATTCTACGTTAGCTAAACATTCAGATGTTGTATTAGATGCGAGTGTGGAAAAGGAAACCTGTCCAAATAATTTAGCGCCAAGTACATCAACAACACTCACTTTAGTCATTGGTGATGCTTTAGCAAATACTTTAACCTTAGAAAAAGATTTTAGTCCAATGGACTTTGCTCGTTTTCATCCTGGAGGTAGCTTAGGTAAGCGGTTATTAACCTTCGTTCGCGATGAAATGCGTAGTGATAATTTACCAATTGTTTCTGCTGACACATCAGTAACTGATGTGTTAATGGTGATGACTGAAACTCGTACTGGGTTAGCATTAGTGTTAGATGGCGAGAACTTACAAGGTGTTATTACTGATGGTGATGTTCGACGATTCTTAATCGCGGGTGAAAGTATTGTTGATAGCCAAGCGTCACACTTAATGAATTCAACACCTCGTTTAATTTCAGCATCTGCACGTTTAACTGAAGCTGAAGAGCTAATGCGTGAAAAGCACATTAAATGGCTAGTGGTAAGTGAAGATGGCAAAAAAGTAGATGGCATCATTGAATGGGCACAATAA
- the rsmD gene encoding 16S rRNA (guanine(966)-N(2))-methyltransferase RsmD — protein sequence MRKNQRASTQEKSRKPTSDGFIRLISGQWRGKKLPVKDKQGLRPTTDRTKETLFNWLMHDIRDANCLDCFSGSGSLGFEALSRYCKYCTFLELDKQVANQLQSNINTLKVENAQVIQGDSLKYLTQPAAQQHNVVFVDPPFNLGLAQPCIEQLESQGHLADPCLIYVEIENTLTTLTTPDNWELLKEKTSGQVSYQLFSRGKS from the coding sequence ATGCGTAAAAATCAACGTGCTTCAACCCAAGAAAAAAGCAGAAAGCCAACTAGTGACGGATTTATCCGCTTAATCTCTGGTCAATGGCGAGGAAAAAAATTACCCGTTAAAGATAAACAAGGTTTACGTCCAACAACCGATCGAACAAAAGAAACTCTTTTTAATTGGTTAATGCATGATATTCGAGATGCAAACTGCTTAGATTGTTTTAGTGGTAGTGGCAGTTTAGGCTTTGAAGCTTTATCTCGTTACTGTAAATATTGCACTTTTTTAGAACTCGATAAGCAAGTCGCGAATCAATTACAGAGCAATATAAATACGCTTAAAGTTGAAAACGCGCAAGTTATTCAAGGTGACTCTTTAAAATATTTAACACAGCCTGCTGCTCAACAACATAATGTGGTATTTGTAGACCCGCCATTTAATTTAGGTTTAGCTCAACCTTGTATTGAACAATTAGAGTCTCAAGGTCATTTAGCGGATCCTTGCCTGATTTATGTCGAAATAGAAAATACATTAACCACGCTAACAACACCTGACAATTGGGAACTATTAAAAGAAAAAACATCAGGTCAAGTTAGTTACCAATTATTTAGCAGAGGTAAATCATGA
- the ftsE gene encoding cell division ATP-binding protein FtsE — translation MILFEEVSKIYGDDQIALNKVDFHLKQGEMAFLTGHSGSGKSTLLKLVSLMERPTTGRIVLNGNDISHIKGNDIPYLRRHIGMIFQDHRLLMNRTVLDNVGLPLLIEGYSSFEIRRRSLAALDKVGLTGKEHSFPINLSGGEQQRVGIARAIINQPPLLLADEPTGNLDPKLSLEILTLFESLNQFGMSVLIATHDLGLIAKMRYRTLTLREGDMINDGLLRDRNA, via the coding sequence ATGATATTATTTGAAGAAGTCAGCAAAATTTATGGCGATGATCAAATTGCTTTAAATAAAGTAGATTTTCATTTAAAACAAGGTGAAATGGCTTTTTTAACCGGTCACTCAGGCTCTGGTAAAAGTACACTATTAAAGTTAGTTAGCTTAATGGAACGTCCAACAACAGGTCGCATTGTTTTAAACGGTAATGATATCAGTCATATTAAAGGTAATGATATTCCTTATCTACGTCGTCACATTGGTATGATTTTTCAAGATCATCGTTTATTAATGAACCGTACGGTACTTGATAATGTAGGCTTACCTTTATTAATTGAAGGGTATAGTAGCTTTGAAATAAGACGTCGTAGTTTAGCTGCATTAGATAAAGTAGGTTTGACAGGTAAAGAGCATTCTTTTCCTATTAACTTATCAGGCGGTGAACAACAACGTGTTGGTATTGCACGTGCAATTATCAATCAACCTCCATTACTATTAGCTGATGAACCTACGGGTAATTTGGATCCTAAATTATCATTAGAAATTTTGACTTTATTTGAGTCGTTAAATCAATTTGGCATGTCTGTACTTATTGCAACACATGATTTAGGACTGATTGCTAAGATGCGTTATCGCACATTAACGCTACGTGAAGGCGATATGATTAATGATGGCTTATTAAGGGATCGTAATGCGTAA
- the rpoH gene encoding RNA polymerase sigma factor RpoH, producing the protein MSETINSMSIVPQGSIGAYVQSVNSFSKLSAEEEKELAERLFYQGDLEAAKKLVMSHLRFVAYIAKSYAGYGLAQADLIQEGNVGLMKAVKRFDPTVGVRLVSFAVHWIKAEIHEYVIRNWRVVKIATTKAQRKLFFNLRKSKKRLGWFKKEEVEAVAEDLNVSTKDVLEMESRLNAQDHSFDLSVNDDDDNNFAPMHYLEDKSASVETQIEQENTESHTKNKLYSALSTLDARSQDILSSRWLSEPKATLHDLAARYDISAERVRQLEANALKKLKTNMDF; encoded by the coding sequence ATGAGTGAAACAATAAATTCAATGAGTATCGTTCCTCAAGGAAGTATTGGAGCCTATGTTCAATCTGTAAACTCATTCTCTAAGCTAAGTGCTGAAGAAGAAAAAGAGTTAGCAGAACGTCTATTTTATCAAGGTGATTTAGAAGCAGCTAAAAAATTAGTAATGTCACATCTTCGTTTTGTGGCTTATATTGCTAAAAGCTATGCCGGTTATGGTTTAGCACAAGCTGATTTAATTCAAGAAGGTAATGTAGGCTTAATGAAAGCAGTTAAACGCTTTGACCCAACTGTGGGTGTGCGTCTTGTATCTTTTGCTGTGCACTGGATTAAAGCTGAAATTCATGAATACGTTATTCGTAATTGGCGTGTAGTTAAAATTGCGACTACTAAAGCACAACGTAAATTGTTCTTTAACCTTCGTAAATCTAAAAAACGTTTAGGCTGGTTTAAAAAAGAAGAAGTTGAAGCGGTAGCAGAAGACTTAAATGTAAGTACTAAAGATGTACTTGAAATGGAATCACGTTTAAATGCACAAGATCATTCATTTGATTTAAGTGTTAATGATGATGACGATAACAATTTCGCGCCAATGCATTATCTTGAAGATAAAAGTGCAAGTGTAGAAACGCAAATTGAGCAAGAAAATACAGAGTCTCATACAAAAAATAAATTGTATTCAGCATTATCAACGTTAGATGCACGTAGCCAAGATATTTTAAGTTCTCGTTGGTTAAGTGAGCCAAAGGCGACATTGCATGACTTAGCTGCTCGATATGATATTTCAGCTGAACGTGTACGTCAGTTAGAAGCTAATGCATTGAAGAAACTCAAAACTAATATGGATTTCTAA
- a CDS encoding prephenate dehydratase: MLNIATLGPKDTFSDLATKQYIQAIQAKEPLQTTHIQYYATLSQTFEAIGQDCQLGVLPIENLSEGYVQVVLDQLLDTKLSVISELLLPIQFSFVGFCEELTELTDLYVQFVAHGQCSEFINGLEGVQIHMTQSNIESLVLAQKKGKTAGAIIPQHALSQASDAKLIDNDVTNYRNNQTRFLVLSETAQARIQGKEYKTTLVVNNKQDCPGVLGNIVSAFALQKVNLTSIMSRPTRSQIGNYHFFIDIDGHQEDAHISAALTEIQAQYDVTVVGSYIKAINTNDGK, from the coding sequence ATGCTTAACATTGCAACACTTGGCCCTAAAGATACATTCTCTGATCTCGCGACTAAGCAGTATATTCAAGCCATACAAGCTAAAGAACCTCTACAAACAACACATATTCAATATTATGCTACTTTATCACAAACCTTTGAAGCCATTGGTCAAGATTGTCAATTAGGCGTATTACCGATTGAGAATTTATCGGAAGGTTACGTACAAGTCGTATTAGATCAACTGCTTGATACTAAACTCTCAGTTATTTCTGAGTTATTACTACCAATCCAATTTTCGTTTGTTGGGTTTTGTGAAGAGTTAACTGAGCTAACCGATTTATATGTTCAATTTGTGGCACATGGGCAATGTTCTGAATTTATTAATGGTTTGGAAGGTGTACAGATCCACATGACACAAAGTAATATTGAGTCTTTGGTACTCGCACAGAAAAAAGGTAAAACAGCTGGAGCGATTATTCCGCAACATGCATTGTCACAAGCAAGTGATGCAAAGCTAATCGATAATGATGTTACCAATTACAGGAATAACCAAACGCGTTTTTTAGTGCTCTCTGAAACAGCACAAGCGCGTATTCAAGGTAAAGAGTATAAAACCACGCTAGTTGTTAATAACAAGCAAGATTGTCCCGGTGTTTTGGGTAATATTGTGAGTGCTTTTGCGTTACAAAAAGTGAATTTAACCTCGATAATGTCACGTCCTACACGTTCTCAAATTGGTAATTACCATTTCTTTATTGATATTGATGGACACCAAGAAGATGCGCATATTTCTGCTGCGTTAACAGAAATACAAGCGCAATATGATGTCACTGTCGTTGGGTCTTATATTAAAGCGATTAATACTAACGACGGCAAATAG
- the fabV gene encoding enoyl-ACP reductase FabV has protein sequence MIIKPKIRGFICTTTHPTGCEKNIQAQIEYTKKQGKIEKGPKRVLVIGSSAGYGMSSRIAAAYGSDASTIGVFFEKPATDRKPGSAGWYNSAAFEKQAKEDGLYAKSVNGDAFSNETKQLVIDTIKADLGQIDAIIYSVAAPVRKLPETGEVIRSSLKPIGETYTSTAIDTNKDVIIEASVEPATEEEVANTVTVMGGQDWELWINALADAGVLAEGVKTVAYSYIGTELTWPIYWNGALGKAKLDLDRASTAIQAQLASLSGEAYVSVQKSVVTQASSAIPVMPLYLSMVFRIMKEKGLHEGCMEQIHRLFTTQLFKADGSAPTTDEARRLRLDDWELRDEVQQACTDLWPQITTENLFELTDYQDYKDEFLQLFGFGLDGVDYDAEVETLVEFDCL, from the coding sequence ATGATCATTAAACCAAAGATTCGTGGCTTTATTTGTACAACTACACACCCAACGGGTTGTGAAAAAAACATTCAAGCACAAATTGAATACACTAAAAAACAAGGCAAAATTGAAAAAGGCCCTAAACGTGTATTAGTGATTGGTTCTTCTGCAGGTTACGGCATGTCATCTCGTATTGCTGCTGCATACGGAAGCGATGCTTCAACAATCGGTGTGTTTTTTGAGAAACCAGCAACCGATCGTAAACCAGGTTCTGCAGGTTGGTACAACAGTGCTGCATTTGAAAAACAAGCTAAAGAAGATGGTCTATACGCTAAAAGTGTTAATGGCGATGCATTCTCGAATGAAACAAAGCAACTTGTTATCGATACAATCAAAGCTGACTTAGGTCAAATCGATGCAATCATCTATTCAGTTGCAGCGCCTGTGCGTAAATTACCAGAGACAGGTGAAGTGATTCGTTCAAGTCTAAAACCAATTGGCGAAACTTACACTTCAACTGCTATCGATACTAACAAAGACGTGATCATTGAAGCATCAGTCGAGCCTGCAACAGAAGAAGAAGTGGCGAATACTGTTACTGTTATGGGCGGACAAGATTGGGAACTTTGGATCAATGCGCTAGCAGATGCTGGTGTATTAGCTGAAGGTGTTAAAACCGTTGCTTACTCTTACATTGGTACAGAATTAACATGGCCTATCTACTGGAATGGCGCATTAGGTAAAGCAAAATTAGATTTAGACCGTGCTTCTACTGCTATTCAAGCTCAATTAGCATCTTTAAGTGGCGAAGCTTATGTTTCAGTACAAAAAAGTGTTGTAACACAAGCAAGTTCTGCTATTCCAGTGATGCCTCTATACCTTTCAATGGTCTTTAGAATCATGAAAGAAAAAGGCTTACATGAAGGTTGTATGGAACAGATCCACCGTCTATTCACAACACAATTATTCAAAGCTGATGGTTCAGCTCCTACAACAGATGAAGCGCGTCGTTTACGTCTTGATGATTGGGAACTTCGTGATGAAGTACAACAAGCATGTACTGACTTATGGCCACAAATTACTACTGAAAACCTGTTTGAATTAACAGACTACCAAGATTACAAAGATGAGTTTTTACAACTATTTGGTTTTGGTCTCGATGGTGTTGACTATGATGCTGAAGTTGAAACTTTAGTAGAATTCGACTGTCTATAA